One part of the Musa acuminata AAA Group cultivar baxijiao chromosome BXJ1-5, Cavendish_Baxijiao_AAA, whole genome shotgun sequence genome encodes these proteins:
- the LOC135673781 gene encoding uncharacterized protein LOC135673781, whose amino-acid sequence MSSSSLLLLLFFFFLHLPLLFLPTLAAGHVESPASPSNGTTVYDLLPEYGLPPGVLPDTVKSFSLASNGRFVVELYGPCYIDFEYLVYYAPRVSGVIKYGGIASLEGVQVRRFMVWFDVGGIMVDVPSSEFIYFQVGWITRKLGIEQFQTVHSCRGSLSLLGRAKEVARSMLESIFAPQL is encoded by the exons AtgtcttcctcctcccttcttctgttactcttcttcttcttccttcacctccctctcctcttcctgCCCACCCTCGCCGCTGGCCACGTTGAGTCGCCGGCCTCGCCGTCGAACGGCACCACCGTTTATGACCTGCTTCCGGAGTATGGCCTGCCGCCCGGCGTTCTTCCGGACACCGTCAAGTCCTTCTCGCTCGCCAGCAACGGCCGGTTCGTCGTGGAGCTCTACGGCCCCTGCTACATCGACTTCGAGTACCTGGTCTACTACGCCCCCCGCGTGTCCGGCGTCATCAAGTACGGCGGCATCGCGAGTCTCGAGGGCGTCCAGGTCCGCCGCTTCATGGTCTGGTTCGACGTCGGCGGCATCATGGTCGACGTCCCCTCCTCTGAGTTCATCTACTTCCAGGTCGGATGGATCACCCGCAAGCTCGGCATCGAGCAGTTCCAGACCGTGCACTCCTGCAGGGGCAGTCTCTCGCTGCTCGGCCGCGCCAAGGAGGTCGCCCGTTCCATGCTCGAG AGCATTTTTGCACCTCAACTGTGA